The sequence TCTGACTAGAAAGCAGTTTGATAATTGTGTTAAATGTTGATTACATCCAATTACATCACATTGATTCAATGTgacctctcccccaccccctccaactCCCCTCCCCAGAACCATGTTTTAACCATtatctcagaaaaaaatcctaTATGTGTAACCTGTTTCAAAATACCCACCTAAATGCATGGGATTACTGTCAAAACTCTCAGACTTGGCCCTAACCATAATCCTTATCCTGGATATAGAACTGGCAAAATATCAGATAAATATGAGAAAATTATCACAAACAAGAAAGATTTGAATGTTTTCCAGTGCTTTTTTTCAAGTATGAGATTATGATCTACGTATGAGATAGAGGCCATGCTCATGGACACAAGAAACTGATTTACAGGTTCAGACAGGTGTGTCTTACCTTTTTAAGGGTGTCTGAGAGGGTTTCATTCTGTTGTGTTGTCCTCTCGGCACCAGGGGAGACATTCACATCAttggtctctgtgctgctcattGGGATACTAAATGGGATGAGCTTGACTTTAGCTAGTGtgcaatctttttttgttattgtcacCTGGTAAATCAAtatgaatttgttcattttaaattgcatctCAGATGGCAGTAGTTTGTGTATTAATTATCAATCTTAAGTGATAGTTATCACTTGAGGCCAGAAATCTAGCTGAATTTTTATGCTGAAACATGCAATGTGGTCATGGCAATGATAATTTACTTGTAAAATACGTGAAGCTATTAAAGTATAAAGTTCCTATCATACTCctgtcataatttttttttcaattacatacatacagatatgcATGCACTTGCTAAGGTATGGCTGATTTTGTGCACCATAAGCAAGAACAGACCTGAAGTGGTTTCTGTGGCATGTACATTTCTTGAAACACATCTATGAATCattaatttcaattcaattaataGAACACTGATTCCCTCATTATTGGAGTGCTGATTAAATTTACTTTACTACTAAATTTACTAGAACAATAAAACTCCAGTATCCAAATGACTCAGAATAGCTCCATAGGAATTAAGTAGGCTATATGATGGAAACTGCATGACATACTTACAAAGTTTAAGTATTCGAAGTAATGTACACTTGCTGGTAACAGGAACAGTGAGTGATAGGCTTCTCATAAGTAAGTTCACTCCAAATGTACTTTACCTTGGATTTTCGAGTTCTTGTTTCAAGTATGTCGCGCAGTCTCACTTCATACCTCAGCAAGTGTGACACAGATACATCCCTGAGACACAAGACCCACCAGTGGCTCCACCCTTTCCCGAGCCCACACCATGCCTGTTCGTCAACCCCAGATAAAAGGGAGGCCTCTTACCGATGATGTGCGTGAGAGGTTTGCTGTTGTGAGCAGTGGAAGCGTCATGTAtgataaaaacaacattatgaCCTTGTTTGGAAGACAACTGTATGCCTGGACTGTATTTTGACCTGTGATCGGACTGGGCTTGCCTTTTGGACTCCCCATGTTGGACTTGTATGACTGATTTCTCCCATAAAACAGCCTGCAGGAGTTACTGAGTTACTGCAGGATCCATATTTGCTGTGTTCTTGGGTGATAATACTGTGCACGTGCTGACACTTTTTGTCACTTGGCCTCCTGCCATGATACAACTCCCTAATGTGAAGTTACTCTTTGAAATAGGAGTTTCCAAAGACTGGATTTTTGATATTACAAGAACTGCCACTCcctttattaaaacaatttactCCCCTGTCAAAATATGATCAtcgtttttttaattatatgcaTTAGCAAGCAAATAAGCAAAGGATAATTCAGGCAAAATAGACACAGACGGAATGATGATATGTTCTGGGGTCGCATGTGTTAGTGCTTGATAACAGAGATTATCTTCTTGGCAGCTCAGTCAGAAGGCACCAGAGTGTAGCTTCCTGGATGTTTCAACCACTCCTAGAAACTGAAGCTTTAATTCCaaactgcctgtctgtttttttcgGTTGAGTCATCCCTTGTgatcactgaaaaataattagaCTTGCATGATCAAGCAAAGTCTGTTAAAAGCACAGATTTTAAAGGCCATCCATGCTTTTGATGCACTTCACTTTTgcaatttttaacatttttgcctTGTTCAACAAAAGCTTTAAGTTGAAAGCTgttcaaaaaaacaacatactttTGCTACAGAAAATGACATAGTGACAGCTACGAATGGGAAAGGCAAAGCTGCTCATTTAATAAAGAAGACTACTGGTAAAGccactgttttaaaattgtaCAGCACCTCTGAGGTTCCTTAATAGTAGCTGCACTGTGATTTTGGATATTACTTCCTGTTCAGTTACAGACACTGATCCCTCTAAATGTCCTGGATGTTAGTCACAGGTAGATACCTCTCCTCAGCTCCTTATGGTTCAACCCATGTTAACATACTGATGCTTTACCACAAAACCTAGAGTACAGAACGTAACAAACCACCAATGAAATGCAATTCCGGTAATATTTAATtgcatattatacatacatgtatcCAACAAACATTGTAacttatataaaaaaacagtagTTTAGAAAAAAGGGTGTTGACTgcctttggggaaaaaaatgctatctCTTgaacttcctctttctcccagcTCTTTGGGTTGGCTTGGATGAGTACTGGTGTTTGAAGTCGACGAGGCAGTCTGTGGCCTCAGAAATGGACGTGAAGGACCGGATCGGGGAGGTGCTGATGGCGTAGCCTGGGGAAGCCGCATCTTCACTCCCCACTGATCCATCAGTGTCAAGGAGAAAGATGGGTCCGctgaaacaaaaccacacactggAGCTCTGTATTGACACCCAATAACAGGCAGAGGGCCTTGGCATTCACATGGAATTCAACATCAAAGCAGCAAAGTCAACTTGTCCCTAAAACCTCTGTGGTTCAGACAtgaacagcataaaaaaaacaaatcacagtgCTTGATACCTAGACTGTAAACTATAAAGCTATAAACCTTAAATACCaagaaaaccaagaaaaaaTGGAGATGCCGTATTGATTTGGATCTTAGCGACTGGTTACATTCAGTACTATAGTCAAGGCATTGATGGGACTTtacctgtgttctgtgtttttgaatgatgaatgaGATGGTCCAGCTtccacattgtaaaaataaaaaaaaaacaaacataggTAACTTTATGATGTTATTGTATGCTATAATCAATAAAATCCAAATGGGTATGTAAGAATAGCAGTAACCATAccaaaaaaactaaatgttgCCAATATTTGTTGACAGTAATCATATAAAGAAGCATTTGCTATTACTTAAGCTAATAATGATATTATAAAATTTCTTCTCAGGATAAAAATGCGTATCCATAAATCACATTTGTTCTTCTTACTTTAGCCCTGCTTGAGcctttttcacagaaaatgagggagaaaagaaagtcatttttttaCGCACACATCtactacatacacacaggtatcTTCAACCCATACCAAGTACCTAAAACATTTCTCTGATGGCTTAACTTGctatctttttttaattactcttTGAAATATATCAATGTTAGGCAGGCAATTTTAACAATCTACTTATTCGCTAAGGAGGGACACCAAAATGCACCTGCATTTATGGACGCATACCTGAGTCTTTCTGCTCTGACTGGTCCAAGGCTGTCAACAAGTTCTTTGCTCCCTGTGTGGCAACCACAAACATTAAAAGAGGCagcaaaattcaaaatggcagcatAATACTGGGCAACTGTCTACGCAATCTTGCTTTTAACCTATAGGCAAGAACAAGAGTGCGATCCGTTTGtttctatggaaaaaaaaaagcactgttcaGGCTGAAATCTGTagcacagaaaaatgaatacaacGCTAGTGAAATGTGAACTACCTCACTGGTCCTGGTAGACCTGTGGCTGATGCAGGCCTCTACGTGCCTGCTGTACTCCTCTACTGGGAACACGCTGTGGCAGAGAAAGCACTTCTCTCCTCTCATCGGCCTGCTTaagagagaggcgggggggggagtAAAGTTTTAAACTTTACTCAAGTTTAAAACCTAGCTATAAAAATGAGTTAAAGCGCTAATCACCCAGGTATGACACGtatgacagcagcagcaatacTTAACGTAGTACGTACTTGTCCCAAAACGGTCTGTATATCAAAATGGTCATACCTACTTACTTGCCAGAGCCTGAGGAGCTGGGCTGATCCTCTTCGATCGCATCCGGTCTCCTCCTGATTTTTCTGCGACTCATGACTGAAAACAACATGGCCGCTTTTGATTACATGGAGACGATGTGAGGACGAACGAATATGGTTACATTCGCAAAAACCAACGCTTCCCTGTGAATAAAGGGGCCACCTGATCCACAGACTGGCAAACTGACAGCATGAAAGTACAGAACACAACTAATTATTCAGGGCACATGATCTGAGACTGTCACTGAAAGCCTGGGTTTCACACTCCTAATGCTACAGATATACAGTAACAGTCAAACCGGATTTGgataacgggaaacatgcattcaaagacattctgatctaaagacttgcttaaatgcttaaatgctttaaatttgttccttagacaaatataaaaagtgaggttgatgtctatgtatgaattttaaaagaatttaaaaaaatatttttggctactgtgaagaatctaaaacataagacggtttgtttaacactttttgtgGTCACCgcgtaattccatttgtgttatttcagttttgatatctttactattattctagaatgtgaaaaaagaaaaaaataaagtataaaagttatgtccaaacttttgactggtactgtacaaaGCAATTCAGCCAAAGAAACCCCAGGATATTTGACTTCATATGACATGAGGGATTTCTGTCAAGCCATTTGTTCAGATCTGAGGGTAGGGTAAAAGCACTCTGGTGCCTGAGCTagctggtctgggagtgttgttagcctggtctgacactgttgctcatttaaattgaatggatacacttctgttccattgtgctgttagctgccctggataagagcatcttctaaatgcatgtaatgtaatgtaatgtaatgtaatataatataatgtaatgtagttgtTTTTGGCCTGGCCTGACTGACACACAGAATGCTGGTCCAGCTGCCTGACCTTGAGAGTGGGTCTCCACGGGAACGCTCTCCTCGGCCGCGCCGTCGCAGTAGGCGGCGTGCATCTCGATCTCCGGCAGGGGGAAGCTGCGCATGCAGATAGGGCACTCCACCGTCTCGCTGCACGTCTGTGCCACGGGCTCCGGGACCTCCGCCTCTGCCTCCACCTCcatcctcacctcctcctcctcctcctcctcaagAGCCATGCCGTTCCTGTCCCCCACCACCTCcgtctccatctctgtctccatctcctcGCTCTCTTGCCTGTGCTAAAGGTCACCACAGGGGAAGGGTTCACGTGGGCACTGAGAAAGCTTTAACACACACCATCTCCCTGACATACACagtgtatacacatatacactacaCTCAGTAGTTAATTAAACAAAACCAGGTAGGGTTACGCTAGTgctgaacagaaagaaaaccacTCAAAGGACTGTCCATTCCTCATCACTTTCCActcacattttgtcatttagcagattctcttatccacagtgacttccaaTGTGCCAATACAAAGTGCATTATCAAAACAACATCAGATGTTGCACACTATTTTAGTGATTCTGacttcttatatatatatatatatatatatatatatatatatatatatatatatatatttctttgctttttcttttgtatttttttttttttacttattgcacattgccacttttgcctttctacctctgtcttaatgctgctgtgacaagtgaatttccctgctgtgggatcaataaagttctctcttatcaaaaaaaaacaaggacatgtaTATGATTCAGCACATTAAGTGGAATGCAATATCTATAttatgaacatgaaaaaaaaactaaaaaagactacaaataacaatacaacttaaaaaatataaaagggaACAAGATTACACTAGCGTAAATGAGAAATGAGGTACAGTCTAAAGAGATGGGTCTGTGACAGAATGCAGCTAATGATTCAGCTGTTAACCACAAAAGGAAGCTCAGTCTACCACGTGGGGGCCAAAATGGAGGAAAAGGCCACAACCGGAATGTGTAACTCCGAGGCcgtgcggagaatcaggtccggaaactggccggaattgccctttcacacatgtagcacacaacaggagtCACCTAGTTAGATGGAAGAATTACCTGACTCCCTGTAGGGCTCTCCATGTGCAGGTCACATGTGTTATTCTCACTCATCTGGGTCTCTGCCGAGTAAGAGGAAACGAGCGCTGTAAGCACCGCTGTCATAACAGCCGTCCAAATCTATCCATACCTTCTGTTCACAGACTAATGGacagaccaacacacacacacacaagggcaaTCACAAAACCTTCACTCCATAACAGTACACAATCCCACACATACACCAGGGCTGGGCTGCTTGCATGCAATGGTGCAAACAACAGATCTTTCTTGTTCATTTAAAGGAGGGTTCTATCAGTCATTTAATACAATCCAAAGAATCTATACTGCGATTACACACAAATAATTATTACAATGATTATGGTTTTTGCCACTGAATAATTACACTCTATATTGACTGTAATACGCAAGAACATTCACAGAAACAGATAACACGACTGACCCTAATCTTACTGTAAAAGCATGCAGTCCTTTCAGAATGATAGTTTGGAATCAAGTGAACAGAAAAAGCAGTTTTGCCTTAGGGTGAGGTAAGTGACAGtaagttgctttttttttttacaaaaatgtgggAACTGCcacaatgcacaaaaaaaccAATGCACTTATACTTTCAAAAGCAGTAGCACAGGAACAATACAGAACTATGCAGCTTTCAGGCATCAGAACCAACAGATGGAGCCAACTACGTACACACCTGTTGGTTAGCTTTTGGTTAGATTAATATAGACTACATAACCAAGGATAAAACTAGAAGTTGTGTAGAAAATTACTCCTAATACTGGCTTGGACGTAGAATTTTGGATTCAATCATAGTCGCAGTCTGTGACAGTCTGCACACTGGGTAAGAGCGTGCTGTCCACCTCGCACCTGGACAcattccctcttcctcttcttcctcttcctcctccagtgGCTGTGTATCAGACTCAACAGGACATCTCTCCCTGAGGCCACGCCTCCTGCACACAAAAGACACACGGCCTTAGCACGTTAGGGCCCACGCACCCCATTACTGCTgtcacattaacattaacattgcctcatttagcagatgctgttatccaaagcaacttacaaatcAGGGAACCTtctagaatagaatagaatagaatagaatttattgtcattgcacggtggggtacaacgaaattgcaggtggtctgcaacaacagtgcactgtgggacatttatattaatacaatacaaatgagGCACACGATATtaggtataaaatacaataatacacaaatttaaaaagaaaacacacatttgtaaatataaagaaaaacttgtgcaataaatatggccttttaaaaactacataaagcgcacagtggaattgcacagctgtattgaggtagagggtgggggtggggggtgtcagtgtttgttagcagtccatatggcccaggggaagaagctgttgGTTAGGCTGGTGGTGTgagacttgattgacctgagGTGCCGTccagagggcaacaggtcaaagaggtgataggcgggatgtgaggggtctcctgtgacggccttaattttactgaggcaacaggatctggatatgtcgtccagggagggcagagggcagccgataattttttgggcggtgttaataatacataataataatgcataatgcaagTTTCAAAAACATCAAGATTAAAACAGCAACGAACAAGCAACATATTTTAAGAACTGAGAATGCATTTAGTTCAGCAATGAAGAGTCCTAGTCTGAGCACATCTGACCTACAACTACATCACAAGTACAAAGGTGCTACTTTTAAAGTgttaagagagaaaaaactgcTACACTCATGTGGGTTAGCACAAGCATTAGAGAGGTGGAGGTTAAGACATAATCTTTTAGTGGAACTCTCGAGAAAATTCTGCCAGTGTTCTATTATTCTTTTGAACTGTCAACAAACTATGAGCAAACTCCAATAAACAAAGCCTGCTAGAATATAACCTATGAACTGCAGGAGACTGAGACAAATGTGTTGCTTGAACTGaaacaaagcaagaaaaaaagcaagaaaaccCTATGTTTATTCAAAGTTCTTTCCTGTGACACAGACACTATGCTGATCTTACCTCAAAAATGTGAGCTTCTCAGGAGTTTCGTCTTTCCTGAAGACCAGTGGAGATCTCTGAAAAATTAAGACAAATATACTCACTTGTTTctacatgacaataatatatGTTTGGCATATTAAATACATCAACTGAGCATTTAATAAAAGTGTTGAGAGGACAGCAACACGATTCTCTGCCAATGTCAATTACAAGTTGTATTTACCAAAAGTGTGCAATAGCACCATCTAGCAGGTTCAGCTGGTACTGCACATAATATCAAACGATAACCAATCAGTGCTGATCTGACATGTTTGAACATAGCTTAGATCTGTTAAATGAAGTAGAATGTGCATGTTAAAAGTGCATTATTCTTGTGTAAATCCTCTTTAAGGTTCCTGTTGAGGTTGCTCATGTGTGATGGGACTGAGGAAAAGACACCCACCTGCTGCACCGGCCGTGGAGAGAGAATCACGGGGGTATCGCTGTCCTCCACctcatctcctctccctccactctcCTCCAAGGCCTTCTGAGAATCCGCCCTCTtgtcctctcccacctcctccacgtcttccgcctcctcctccaccacctgggtctcctcctcttcctcgtcatCCTGGAGTGGGGGGGCACGGTGGCGTTTGAACCTGCCCCTCCGGGAGAAGGGCTTTTTCGGGGGCCCGGGGAGCACGGGTTCCCCCCACTCCGCCTTTCGCAACAGCCCGCGCCGCGCCTCCTTGAGGCTCTTCTCGTACACCTCCAGCTGGGACAGGATGACCTGGGTGTAGTCATCCGGGTTCTGCCCGTGCGGGCAGAAAGGCACGCCCCAGTAATACAACACCACCCCCTCTCCCGATTTCTCTTTGCAGGGTGCCGGCTGGCCCGAGCAGGCGCGGCCCTGGAGGGAGGGACTGCCTTGGATCCTGCTCCCCTCGCTATGGAAGGGCTTGCCCGGGTTCGAGGGTGCAGCAGATTGGGCCGCGTACATGTCCCTGAAGGTTAACTTCCTCCGCACTCCACTTCCACCCTCCCGCGCAGGAGCGAGCGGGTTGAGTCTGTTCATGGGGGGCGTGGGCTTCGGGGAAGCTCCAGTGGGCACTGGTTTTGAGCAGGTCGCCTCCCGTGGGAAGACTGGGCTGGTCCGCAATCTGAGGAGGGACTCTGAGTCTGAGGCGCTGCTCTCTTCACAAACTACATTCTGGGACTTTGGAGGACTGCGGGTCTGATCTGTGTCAACGGGGTcctgttttttctgcttcaaaaagacacacatgAATACCCATTCAGAGAAGTAAGaggaaattattattaaactTATTGTGTAATAACACAGCTGTAATGGTTGCTGTGAACTGTTACAGGTGAAACGGACATGGAGGAGCTTGCTCATTGTGTCAGATATAGATGATGCAAGGTAGGAGTAGGTAGATGGTAGGAGACAAAGTCCCTTATAGGCTGGTGGATTTACCTTCACATCGCCttcctcgtcatcatcatcatcatcatcttcatcagaCCAACGCAATGCCATCTGAGTGGTGAAGTCTTGGTTTGGCTGTGCAGCCCTGACAGCATCATGCAGCACATCCTCTAAAAACAGAGCAAACCAGTATGTCACCTTTTCACCTGCTCGTCAAAGTGACAAGGGCTGACAAGAGGAGGCAGTGCCTCGAATGTGGGACTAAGCCATCAGTAGGATTTGATGTCTGTGCCACTGAGCCACAGTAAGCCACAATTctccagcactgacagcagGATAGCGGGTGTTTACCAGATGTCCTTTGCTTGCTCTTCTGGTCCATGCTTCTATGACAGGGCTGCTCCTCGCTCTGCTGTTCTCCAACACTGGCCTGTCATGAGACCAAGAAAACACAATCCTATTAAACCCATGAACAGCCTATTACAAAAACTTCAACTGATCCTGAGAAACTTCCATTTACAAAAGCTCTTTATTACTGAACCACTGAACGCCACCTCAACAACACAAAGAGCTGCTTTAGGATTTCCCTGACAAAAGGGTGAGGGAGCTCCGTTTCATCTTATGCCACGTATGTTTGTGTACTTGTGTCTGTCTTCCACAGTAAACGTCTTTGACTCACAGACAGTGTTTTCAGAACAGACGCCGAATTGGAGGAGTCCTTGCTCCTAGGATAGCAGCCCTGTTTGTGTGGCGATGCTGCAGAATGCTCCTTATCTCCAGACCCCGCTGATCCCACGGTTGTAATTGGTTCCTGCGAGCTCTGTGTACCACTGCCCCTGGCGAGTTTCTCATCCTCTCTCGGATTCGTCCCGGGGAACGTCGGGCTTTCTGGGGGTGCTGGACTAAGCTGCGGAGAGGACTGCGACCCGCCCGATGCTGTCACAATAGCAGGATCCTTCTGAGAACACAGCACGAAGCCCATCGTGTGGCAGTCCACCAACAGGTCTTGACTCAGCTTCTCAACGCAGATAACAGGCCTGTGAGCTGGACTCTTAGGGAAAATGGGTGAAATCTCAGGCTGGGAGTGACACTTTGAGGAGCAGTGTTGAGGGTCACTATCCGCCAAGTCTGTGTCTGGATCTTTCCTCAGGGACCTAATCTCCTGCAGCAGCATGAAAAGGAGGGAGTTTAAAACAACGTCCGTGAAAGAATCTGAGAATGgaggactgtttttttcccccaaacagtGGCTGCGACAGGTctgggacagggagagaaaactGTGGTACAAGATGCATACAAGGATGTCAACTCTGTCCAAGACATTTGAGACAATGAAAAGGACCTGAATAAATCACcttaaccattttaaaaaggaggaggaatGGAAACTCAGAAACGGAAACTATATTAAGACATAAGAGACATAACATAGTACTGACCTTTTCTGAGGAAAACTGAGGCACTAGAGGTGACTCTGGGCTGATGGGTTGAGACAGAGATACATGGCACAGTGAGCTGCCAGCTTTCCTGTTCTTGTCCGTGTCCATAACGGTTGCTGTAGTGAACTGCTCCTCTGCAGGTCCATCTTGTTTTGTTCTACCAAGACTTAAGCGTGAGGACTTCTGTCTGAGTGGGAATACGGGGCTTTCAGAAGCTGGGGGAGGACTGTGACCCTGGGAAGGCTGAGAGGCACTGGTGGGGCTCGTCAACAAAGACAATGACTCAGAGTTGCCATTGTTAGCCTGAGTACCATTAGCCtgcaggaaaaacatttttaaaaattaatttacagagacacagacatatgTAAAGGGAATACAGTTTGTAACTTCTGGCAGTCGCATGGCTTACATGGAGACTTTCAGCAATGGCTTTTCTCAtggcttcctcttcctgttgctGCCTGAGTGCTGCTTCCTGTTCACTCAGCCGCATTGCCAAGTCCAAcatctcctcctctgtcagCTCTGAGGAAAGAATGTTTACATCACAAAATGACTATCAAAGAAGAACTAATATGACGCCCTCCTGCATAACAATGGGAAGGCacaaattttgtttcaaaattgtACTCTACAAGTCAAATATGATGGACAACAAAAACCAAGAGAAcactg comes from Megalops cyprinoides isolate fMegCyp1 chromosome 3, fMegCyp1.pri, whole genome shotgun sequence and encodes:
- the uimc1 gene encoding BRCA1-A complex subunit RAP80 isoform X5; this encodes MPRKKRGRRKETDDDVSTFPSKRRHTENQGETVVISDSDNEEDNKPTPREERMRGRENRAQNRELTEEEMLDLAMRLSEQEAALRQQQEEEAMRKAIAESLHANGTQANNGNSESLSLLTSPTSASQPSQGHSPPPASESPVFPLRQKSSRLSLGRTKQDGPAEEQFTTATVMDTDKNRKAGSSLCHVSLSQPISPESPLVPQFSSEKASVGEQQSEEQPCHRSMDQKSKQRTSEDVLHDAVRAAQPNQDFTTQMALRWSDEDDDDDDDEEGDVKQKKQDPVDTDQTRSPPKSQNVVCEESSASDSESLLRLRTSPVFPREATCSKPVPTGASPKPTPPMNRLNPLAPAREGGSGVRRKLTFRDMYAAQSAAPSNPGKPFHSEGSRIQGSPSLQGRACSGQPAPCKEKSGEGVVLYYWGVPFCPHGQNPDDYTQVILSQLEVYEKSLKEARRGLLRKAEWGEPVLPGPPKKPFSRRGRFKRHRAPPLQDDEEEEETQVVEEEAEDVEEVGEDKRADSQKALEESGGRGDEVEDSDTPVILSPRPVQQRSPLVFRKDETPEKLTFLRRRGLRERCPVESDTQPLEEEEEEEEEGMCPETQMSENNTCDLHMESPTGSQHRQESEEMETEMETEVVGDRNGMALEEEEEEEVRMEVEAEAEVPEPVAQTCSETVECPICMRSFPLPEIEMHAAYCDGAAEESVPVETHSQVMSRRKIRRRPDAIEEDQPSSSGSGNRPMRGEKCFLCHSVFPVEEYSRHVEACISHRSTRTSEGAKNLLTALDQSEQKDSAGPSHSSFKNTEHSGPIFLLDTDGSVGSEDAASPGYAISTSPIRSFTSISEATDCLVDFKHQYSSKPTQRAGRKRKFKR
- the uimc1 gene encoding BRCA1-A complex subunit RAP80 isoform X1; this encodes MPRKKRGRRKETDDDVSTFPSKRRHTENQGETVVISDSDNEEDNKPTPREERMRGRENRAQNRELTEEEMLDLAMRLSEQEAALRQQQEEEAMRKAIAESLHANGTQANNGNSESLSLLTSPTSASQPSQGHSPPPASESPVFPLRQKSSRLSLGRTKQDGPAEEQFTTATVMDTDKNRKAGSSLCHVSLSQPISPESPLVPQFSSEKEIRSLRKDPDTDLADSDPQHCSSKCHSQPEISPIFPKSPAHRPVICVEKLSQDLLVDCHTMGFVLCSQKDPAIVTASGGSQSSPQLSPAPPESPTFPGTNPREDEKLARGSGTQSSQEPITTVGSAGSGDKEHSAASPHKQGCYPRSKDSSNSASVLKTLSASVGEQQSEEQPCHRSMDQKSKQRTSEDVLHDAVRAAQPNQDFTTQMALRWSDEDDDDDDDEEGDVKQKKQDPVDTDQTRSPPKSQNVVCEESSASDSESLLRLRTSPVFPREATCSKPVPTGASPKPTPPMNRLNPLAPAREGGSGVRRKLTFRDMYAAQSAAPSNPGKPFHSEGSRIQGSPSLQGRACSGQPAPCKEKSGEGVVLYYWGVPFCPHGQNPDDYTQVILSQLEVYEKSLKEARRGLLRKAEWGEPVLPGPPKKPFSRRGRFKRHRAPPLQDDEEEEETQVVEEEAEDVEEVGEDKRADSQKALEESGGRGDEVEDSDTPVILSPRPVQQRSPLVFRKDETPEKLTFLRRRGLRERCPVESDTQPLEEEEEEEEEGMCPETQMSENNTCDLHMESPTGSQHRQESEEMETEMETEVVGDRNGMALEEEEEEEVRMEVEAEAEVPEPVAQTCSETVECPICMRSFPLPEIEMHAAYCDGAAEESVPVETHSQVMSRRKIRRRPDAIEEDQPSSSGSGNRPMRGEKCFLCHSVFPVEEYSRHVEACISHRSTRTSEGAKNLLTALDQSEQKDSAGPSHSSFKNTEHSGPIFLLDTDGSVGSEDAASPGYAISTSPIRSFTSISEATDCLVDFKHQYSSKPTQRAGRKRKFKR
- the uimc1 gene encoding BRCA1-A complex subunit RAP80 isoform X2, with translation MPRKKRGRRKETDDDVSTFPSKRRHTENQGETVVISDSDNEEDNKPTPREERMRGRENRAQNRELTEEEMLDLAMRLSEQEAALRQQQEEEAMRKAIAESLHANGTQANNGNSESLSLLTSPTSASQPSQGHSPPPASESPVFPLRQKSSRLSLGRTKQDGPAEEQFTTATVMDTDKNRKAGSSLCHVSLSQPISPESPLVPQFSSEKEIRSLRKDPDTDLADSDPQHCSSKCHSQPEISPIFPKSPAHRPVICVEKLSQDLLVDCHTMGFVLCSQKDPAIVTASGGSQSSPQLSPAPPESPTFPGTNPREDEKLARGSGTQSSQEPITTVGSAGSGDKEHSAASPHKQGCYPRSKDSSNSASVLKTLSASVGEQQSEEQPCHRSMDQKSKQRTSEDVLHDAVRAAQPNQDFTTQMALRWSDEDDDDDDDEEGDVKKKQDPVDTDQTRSPPKSQNVVCEESSASDSESLLRLRTSPVFPREATCSKPVPTGASPKPTPPMNRLNPLAPAREGGSGVRRKLTFRDMYAAQSAAPSNPGKPFHSEGSRIQGSPSLQGRACSGQPAPCKEKSGEGVVLYYWGVPFCPHGQNPDDYTQVILSQLEVYEKSLKEARRGLLRKAEWGEPVLPGPPKKPFSRRGRFKRHRAPPLQDDEEEEETQVVEEEAEDVEEVGEDKRADSQKALEESGGRGDEVEDSDTPVILSPRPVQQRSPLVFRKDETPEKLTFLRRRGLRERCPVESDTQPLEEEEEEEEEGMCPETQMSENNTCDLHMESPTGSQHRQESEEMETEMETEVVGDRNGMALEEEEEEEVRMEVEAEAEVPEPVAQTCSETVECPICMRSFPLPEIEMHAAYCDGAAEESVPVETHSQVMSRRKIRRRPDAIEEDQPSSSGSGNRPMRGEKCFLCHSVFPVEEYSRHVEACISHRSTRTSEGAKNLLTALDQSEQKDSAGPSHSSFKNTEHSGPIFLLDTDGSVGSEDAASPGYAISTSPIRSFTSISEATDCLVDFKHQYSSKPTQRAGRKRKFKR